In the Oryza glaberrima chromosome 6, OglaRS2, whole genome shotgun sequence genome, one interval contains:
- the LOC127778131 gene encoding uncharacterized protein At2g34160-like, with protein sequence MEEVTEAVSNLSITEPHKKNRIQVSNTKKPLFFYVNLAKRYMQQHNEVELSALGMAIATVVTVAEILKNNGLAVEKKIMTSTVDVKDDSRSRPMQKAKIEILLGKTEKFDELMAAAAEEREAAAAAEGEEQG encoded by the exons atggaggaggtgaCAGAGGCGGTGAGCAACCTGTCCATCACGGAGCCGCACAAGAAGAACCGGATCCAGGTCTCCAACACCAAGAAGCCGCTCTTCTTCTACGTCAACCTCGCCAAG AGATACATGCAGCAGCATAATGAGGTGGAGCTCTCGGCGCTCGGCATGG CCATTGCCACTGTGGTGACTGTTGCGgaaattctaaaaaataatgGCCTTGCTGTTGAAAAGA AGATCATGACATCAACTGTTGATGTCAAAGACGACTCAAGGAGCCGTCCTATGCAGAAGGCGAAG ATTGAAATTTTGCTTGGGAAGACGGAGAAGTTTGATGAGCTGATGGCAGCTGCTGCCGAGGAGAGGGAAGCCGCGGCTGCTGCTGAGGGCGAGGAACAAGGCTAG